From the genome of Palaemon carinicauda isolate YSFRI2023 chromosome 36, ASM3689809v2, whole genome shotgun sequence:
TTTAAAAATGAATAACAGAATCGTGAATCATAACaaatgaagaatagaaataagaaCCTTATAGAATAAGTATTGATAGTCAACAGTTTGATTCTGGTTCTTAAAGATTCATTAAGATTAGATTAtccttttatttatcaatattgaacTCATGATAAATACAGGTTTCTTTCTCGCTGGTCAAACATCTCCTGAGGTCATTCTAGTCTTGTCATCTAGCCTCTAGTAGATGACCTTCTCAAAAGTGGTCCTTGTTGAATGTTGCATTTGGATCTCTTAGGAAACATGACTCACTCTACCTTTTGCCCTACCTTTacctcacccccacccccctcaacCCATCTTAAGCCTCCTGATGGAGGTATAAAAGGACCCGAGACTCATCTTGGCAGCATCAGTCATCCGAGACATCCAGCACCATGAACTCAGTAAGTGAAACCAGATTTTTCGCCATATGAGTTCAAGCTCAGGTCTTCCAGGGGAAGATATAGGATTTGAAGGGTCAAATTCTATTAATAGATAGATGTTACTACTACAAATTAAGTGGAAATTTTGTTAAGGTAAAAAGTGTAATATGTTGCAGCCCAATAGATCATATTCATAGAAATTATTAGGCCATATTTTTAAGAGCTGAGGGCCCTTTAGAGCTTATTATTAAAGTGACTATAGTTTCTAAGATCAAAACATAGGTAAATAATTTTCCTGAATCAAAGATTTGAAAATTTTTGGATTACTTTATTTGAATACTTGAATTAAAGATTCCTTTAACTTTGAATTAACCACAAACATATTCTTTTTTCTCGTAGGCGATCTTTGCCTTCTTCGGTATCCTAGCCATGTCCCTGGCCACTGCACAGATCCAGGACCGCGTTGTGGCCCTCCTTCGGGACGACAGAGTCGACCAGGGCGACGGTAACTTCAACTACGCCTTCGCCGCCGACAACGGCCTCGAGATGGAGGTGGTGGGCGCCCCTGGAGCCGAGGGTGCCGTCGGCATGAGAGGATTCTACGTGTGAGTGATTTGTCAAAGGAAGATCTGGAACGTTCGTCTTGCTTTGActtgtgtttgtttacatttcatgaAATACCTAATCTATAAGAtaataacatttcatgaaatatttccccTATAAGAAAATCACATTTCAAGAAATAAAGAATGACACTAAAAGTTTAACATGAGTTTCAGGAACTGTTTTCTGATAGCAAATCTAAAGGAATTGCTTGAGCACAAATAAAGATTTCGTTCCTTTCCAGACTTCCCCTGGAAAGCGGAGGAGTGGCCCGGGTGGAATTCGTGGCCGATGCCgctggattccagccttccagcgATATCCTGCCAACGCCTCATCCCCTTCCAGAACACGTCTTTGAACTCCTGGAAATCGCCGAGGAATTCCGCCGACAGGGAGTCCAGTTCGACAACCAGGGACGTCGCCTCAACTAGACGTTACGACGTTCCAGATGTTCCAGTTGTGAAGGAGGCGTTCCAGGAACTGTTCCAGACGTTCCAGGGGCTCCACTTCTTAACTTAACCAAGGCTCTGTTAAAGGTGTAAATGAGGGTGTGATGTTTTAAAAATGcgaaaatatatttcatgttcaGACTTACGTCATTTGTGTTATTTCTTATGATTTCCTGGAATTATAAAATAAGGTAGCGGTTCAATGCTGGAAAACTGCAACTGGGAGTCATGCTATGTTTTAAGGATCCAGGTAGAGAAAATGGAATATCAGCAAATCAACTATGGATTCAAGAGGATTttgtaatatctttttttatggttttaggggcattgccctatcacgcaggacaatgccctagagactgaccataaatacatatgataagAGCCCAAAAATCCTCTCAACCCttgctaggaccaatgagggccaggcactggctgctgatgactcagcaaaagacttataggctccttcaaacatcgcattcttagctcataaggatggtgaggttacagcaactaaAAGAACTAGctaattgagcgggactcgaaccacagtctggcgatcactaggcaaggacgttaccaataggccaacaCAACATTGCACATGGATTAATAATTAGGCCTGAAATGTTTCCACAGGactttttcaaagttttcattgCAAATGTTAtggaagagaaggatctaatgttgtTTTAGACCTAAACCTAACCCACATACTATGCAAGTGGCACAAATTTCGTAGATGAATTAGTTGCGTCTGATTAAAGGATTGTTTTCAGGTAACACAAGATAGGGAAGGCTCAAGAACACCATATTCATGGCCacaagaaattacttttttttccataaatttgtttataattttataaCAATATTAGTAAATTATTCACAAACTCCCAAAATTCAAAACCTATCCAtgaatatggatataaatatatatatttttttttctgttaaacttTGATCTGAATATCGTAATTATTTTTACGGTAGCCATTTAACTAATTGTGAAAAGAATCGTGAATATGTAGTATATAATAACATTTTCTatatactttaaaaatatttattgaaaaacaaaaaaatacggtTGCATTAAAATCAAACCTTTCCCTTGATATTTCAATTTTGACTTTTGTATTACAAAACCAA
Proteins encoded in this window:
- the LOC137628427 gene encoding cuticle protein AMP2-like isoform X1, which produces MNSAIFAFFGILAMSLATAQIQDRVVALLRDDRVDQGDGNFNYAFAADNGLEMEVVGAPGAEGAVGMRGFYVLPLESGGVARVEFVADAAGFQPSSDILPTPHPLPEHVFELLEIAEEFRRQGVQFDNQGRRLN